The nucleotide sequence TTCCTTCCGAAATTTTGATTAGAATACCACTTTTCAATCAGCTATTATGACATCTCTTGTGAAAAAAAGTGCCTCTAAGTTGTACTTGATTGGCCAAGTCGAATTCATAAGTTAAAAACACTGATCttcgtctcaaatttaagacaaataaattaaagCAACATTACAACTTGCATATTCATTAGAAAAGACCCATCATTAACCAAACAAATAAGGCACAAAAGGGAAAAGCACTAAATAGAGAATTTGATGCCTTCATCATCAGTTGAAGCTCCCTTGAAAATTGTAAGCTTCCCCTTGTGTTCTAGTAGCTTCAGCGCTCGCATTAGGACTGATCGCTCCACTCCATGAAGCTCTATATATGTGGCATCCAACAAATATACAATGAACATTagtacaataaaattaaaaaaagcaCAACAAAAAACTACAATTTTTACAAGGATCCTTCACTTCTTCCTCCTACTCCTGCCAACAAAATGGTATCAAGAGGTACTTTTAGGAATCATAGTTTACCTGTTCCCCGAGATTCAGTCCCTGATCGAATCTCCTCCACTGTCATTACACTATCTTCCAAGCCATTATCTTTCACCTAACCAAACatgtcaaagaaaaaaaatatattcaaaactAAAGCAAGGGGACAGCATTAGTACTAAATGAATATCCTCAAACTGATTACAATTTCACAAGGGACTATCCTTCACCTAATCAAACATGTTGAGATAACCCATAACAAAAGAACAAGATGTTTTGAACATAACAGATCATGCAAGCTCACATGATCAACAAGCAGATTCTTATTAAGAGATGAGATAACTACTTACAAATGCTAAAATCAAGTCAGCCCAATCTTGGATGCGGTGCCAGAGGATAAGGCATTTTCTGTGTCCCTTATCCATCCATTCTGCACGGCCTGTTCAGTAGAAAACAAACCCCTAAATTTACATGCAAGTACTTAAAAAAGGGGGAAAgaatatgagaaatattaagGACTTTGACCAACCTTCAGAAACTAAGGCTGACAGAAATACCTCCCTAGCTTCATGACTTAGAGACCCTACATCAAGCGCAACAAGAAATAATGCAGGCATattagtttttgaaaataaaaagggCATCACCAATGTACAAGGCTTAGTTTTCTCAGctaatgtagagagagagagagagcagaatgCAAACAGATGCATTCATATTAACATTATCCCAAAAACTCTTGCCATTTATATCAGAAAATCCACTAGGTGGATACACTTCTGTTTTAGATTGATATGATTAAAGCACACACAAGAATGGCCAATAAAAGTATGCACGGCAGCAAGAAAAGATTGAttcattgaagaagaagaagagaagaaattggGGCAGAATCCAAGTGGGAAAGAAGAGGGAGGGAAAAAATTCAGCATAGGAAATCTCATAAAATTGtatttcaattcaataatcACATCCATTCACATagcaaaatagaaaaagagGAACCATGTAGCTGCTCCACCTCCCTGGATAGAAACTCTTAGTTGACTTTATCTAAATCctactactttttttttaaagaaaaaatcacaCTCAAGAGGGAATTGCAGGATAAAGTTTGAGAACAAGTCATGAAGATATTATATCTGTTATTTGAACAAATCAAGTAAACCCGCaatatccaaaaattttaaactcgATCTGACATTTAGGCCCCTATCATGGCATAAGGAATTCCACTTAAAAGGCCCTACATGGGTCTCAAAAGATTGGTGACACTTCTGTTTGACAAACATTTTAACACAGGACTAAAACTCATCAAGGTATGTTGTTCTgagtagaaaataaattcaaatttttttgaaatttttttgaataaataaaggGACTGATTTATCCCTTAAGCAATCCATTTGACATGTAAAAAACAGACATGTTAAGTCCCAAAAAAATCTACAAAGTACATAGTAGATTGAACTATAAAAATACAAGTACAACATCCAAGAAATATCTATTTCCAACCTTGTCAATCCTTTGAAATCCCTTACATAGCAGCCATCCAAGCATTCCATTACACCTCAGAACTCACATAGTttcagagagaaaaaaaaaacatgcagCTGTAACAGAAAATAAGAGAACAAGAAAAAAGGTAATGAAGAGATAGCTTACTTTCAATTACAGGATTTGTGAACAGAGGAAAGTCATTTTCTAgttcaattataaaaatattttgagctCTACAGAAATCAACTACTAGTTCCTTCCAAAGTTGTATCTGCTTTTCCCTGGTGTCCTTAACTGGCTGCAAGCTAGACAGAAGAACGCGTTCAAAGTGAGCACCAAAATTTTAATCAGGTAAAGGCTTGGGAGTGAATAGCTTAAATAAGCATGCTTGACATTATAACTATTTGAATATGTGGGAATCCTTGGAgtaaagatgaaaataaatatcCAACCATGCCTGCAAAGTTTGGAAAGAACTATATtggatataaatctgaaaatcaaaGCACTGGTAAAATTGACATGCAGGTTAGTCATTCAGTTTTATATCAATACCACACATCTGAAAACCATTGAGACTGGAATATAGCAGTTCTGTACCAAAAAACTTTTTTCATTGTTTAAGATCCTAAGGGAACCTATTTCATAGGTTAGAAAATTGCAGAAGAAACATATGGCATCACTGGTTTTGTATCCAAATCATAGGTTCAGTTTACTATGTTCAGCAGCATCATATCAAAATAGTATGGTACGGACCCagacaaaaacaaaatagtGTGATATTGAAGGAAATGATAGAATCTGAGGAGAAGGGTGAGCGAATCTAATGGCATATACATGACCAGAAAAAAGGAAACCAGGTAGATGCTAATGATGTTCTGAAAGTTTCATGGTTGATCACTTTATTATTAAAGGGAATATTGCAACCCATCCACTCAAACTATACTCATGGAACTGTATAGTTTCTTTGCAAGGCAACAGGAAATGcaaagagtttttttttctttaaaaaagtACGTGCTTGTTAAGAACAATGATACTGCATAAGAATggcaatttcaaattttttattgatttgttaAAATGTGCCAAGTCAAGGCCTACTTAAAAAAGCACACCATTGAACATCTAGGCTCTTAACAAATCTCTCCAGCTTCAGAAGTactaaagaaaaagatattttttaaaacaaaggaAAGCAAACTGTTTTTCGTTTTTCTTTTATAGGTAACAAATCAAAAGCATCAAAAGCACAAGCTATTACGTGAAGTAAGGTGGATAATTGAAGAAGTGGGGCAGCTTGAAATCTCCCAATTTCTGCATCCTTCTACCTTATTACGTTATGATCTGCATGAAGTGAATCTGTTTAACAGAAAACAATTAGGATAAAGCAGTTAGCAAGCAAAGATATAGCGACAAATTCAAACCCATTTCCATTTTCCCGTGGAACTTAACATTTGGTTTAAATATCACATCCATAATTGAACATATTTATAGACATGGATATCCAAAGAAAATGGGATCTGTAAAGGCACACATacatgaatataatatatattgataaattatctGTAGGTAATATAGATAGATACAAAGAATCATTCAGACAATTTACCAAATAAGTGGAGGTCATCAAACAAAACAAT is from Diospyros lotus cultivar Yz01 chromosome 2, ASM1463336v1, whole genome shotgun sequence and encodes:
- the LOC127795834 gene encoding vacuolar protein sorting-associated protein 25-like; amino-acid sequence: MQKLGDFKLPHFFNYPPYFTLQPVKDTREKQIQLWKELVVDFCRAQNIFIIELENDFPLFTNPVIERSLSHEAREVFLSALVSEGRAEWMDKGHRKCLILWHRIQDWADLILAFVKDNGLEDSVMTVEEIRSGTESRGTELHGVERSVLMRALKLLEHKGKLTIFKGASTDDEGIKFSI